One window of Oreochromis niloticus isolate F11D_XX linkage group LG23, O_niloticus_UMD_NMBU, whole genome shotgun sequence genomic DNA carries:
- the f10 gene encoding coagulation factor X, whose product MFWCIRLSLGLLFFHLAAAHVFLDSQVANQVLNRRRRANSIFEELKQGNMERECVEERCNWEEAREIFEDKEKTDEFWAKYIDGDACISSPCVNGGQCKDGIGSYACYCQEGYRGFNCEIVIPQLCEDRNGGCEHFCNVMQGRIHCSCADGYFLASDDKSCHSNETYKCGAIISKAVRTVFWYERKNTTDGNITKFNGNINLTTQPHVQDAGPVSSVTENKSQNVADYPNLEKMIQSEMASMTRIVNGEDCPPGQCPWQALLVNEDNIGFCGGTILNQYIILTAAHCMNQSRYFNVRLGEFDRLVNEGTEADHIVDAILTHRGYKADTYHNDIALIKLTTPIKFSRFIVPACIPEAEFAEKVLMQEPDGMVSGFGRLGEGREPSSILQRLSVPYVDRRTCIESTPLRISQRMFCAGYDTIAKDACQGDSGGPHVTRYRDTYFVTGVVSWGEGCARKGKYGVYTQVSKYIQWIRDGMKVLIQKNKTGCRMKRHHGQITRLYL is encoded by the exons ATGTTCTGGTGTATACGTCTATCCCTGGGACTCCTGTTCTTCCATCTGGCTGCTGCTCATG tCTTCTTAGACAGCCAAGTGGCCAATCAAGTGCTGAATCGAAGGAGAAGAGCTAACAGCATTTTTGAGGAGTTGAAACAAGGCAACATGGAAAGAGAATGTGTGGAGGAGCGCTGTAACTGGGAAGAGGCGCGAGAGATATttgaagacaaagaaaaaact gaTGAATTTTGGGCCAAGTATATTg ATGGAGATGCGTGTATATCATCACCCTGTGTTAATGGCGGCCAATGCAAAGATGGAATTGGCAGCTACGCTTGCTACTGCCAAGAAGGGTACAGGGGCTTCAACTGTGAAATTG TTATTCCTCAGCTCTGTGAGGACAGAAATGGCGGTTGTGAACATTTCTGCAATGTGATGCAGGGAAGAATTCATTGCTCCTGTGCTGATGGATACTTCCTGGCATCAGATGACAAATCTTGCCACTCCAACG AAACGTACAAATGTGGTGCCATCATCAGCAAAGCCGTTCGGACTGTTTTCTGGTATGAGAGGAAAAACACAACAGACGGGAACATAACTAAGTTTAACGGCAACATCAACTTAACAACACAGCCTCATGTCCAGGATGCTGGTCCAGTGTCCTCAGTGACTGAGAACAAAAGCCAAAATGTAGCAGATTATCCAAATTTGGAAAAGATGATTCAGTCTGAAATGGCGTCAATGACTCGTATTGTCAACGGGGAGGACTGTCCACCAGGACAATGCCCATGGCAG GCTCTCCTTGTGAATGAAGATAATATTGGGTTTTGTGGAGGAACAATACTCAATCAATACATCATCCTGACTGCTGCCCACTGCATGAACCAGTCGCGTTACTTCAACGTGAGGCTCG GTGAATTTGACAGGTTGGTAAATGAGGGTACTGAAGCTGACCATATTGTGGACGCGATCCTCACCCACAGAGGGTACAAGGCAGACACCTACCACAATGACATTGCACTCATCAAATTAACCACACCCATCAAGTTCAGCAGGTTCATTGTGCCAGCCTGCATTCCTGAGGCAGAATTTGCTGAAAAG GTCCTGATGCAGGAGCCGGATGGCATGGTCAGTGGTTTTGGACGTCTTGGCGAGGGTCGGGAGCCATCCAGCATCTTGCAGCGCCTATCTGTACCTTATGTGGACCGTCGAACCTGCATCGAATCCACTCCTTTACGTATCTCGCAGCGGATGTTTTGTGCTGGTTATGACACAATAGCCAAGGATGCCTGCCAAGGTGACAGTGGCGGGCCTCATGTCACACGTTACCGTGACACCTACTTTGTCACTGGCGTCGTGAGCTGGGGTGAAGGCTGTGCACGCAAGGGCAAGTATGGTGTTTACACCCAGGTGTCCAAGTACATTCAATGGATCCGTGATGGTATGAAGGTGCTGATCCAAAAAAACAAGACCGGCTGCAGGATGAAGAGGCACCATGGCCAAATAACAAGGCTTTATCTGTAA
- the LOC100703116 gene encoding vitamin K-dependent protein Z yields the protein MCVHTCVCVCVSSAVSVMAVSIMSASLLLFCLLQCFLQVSSQGKVFRSAPEAHAVFLRPKRANSFILEEILQGNLERECYEEQCNYEEAREYFEDTPRTITFWAVYSGGNHCLRGPCLNGGNCTPNVRGFTCSCNAPYYGPVCEFKVQDEALQRITSSTAQQTKTAEKCPTESPTACHQLCTVTYESFRCSCMSGFKLHSDGRSCLPEVEFPCGRLPEETLSMCHHGNCPWQVSLLNSTLQKLCSGVVLGQRSILTSARCLYQDSEPKLSNLYVLAEKQRTLFPVKAMYLHNGYHKDHHENDLVLIELADSMTFSPSLIHLCLPTKDFSENVLMHSGRTGITQSWETSKNQKLVYMTLDDCRRELNIPHPLSNKMFCMRKQHEPLKYRNETQESPGAQRHPNVHLEIPKRGHRHQNRPLENQTGVKGRLHGGTVNRLQNQTQNTNRRLLNKTASYNHTSKALNFESSHGVSRSNSEPSNRPCGGLMPGSPVATVEQGTVFLTGLLISSPSECEASGGGLVFSKLSRYLSWIRMRLEVIEKLAMTPQVRQYPEAR from the exons atgtgtgtgcatacatgtgtgtgtgtgtgtgtcagcagtgCAGTCAGTGTCATGGCAGTCAGCATCATGTCAGCGTCTCTTCTACTGTTCTGCCTTCTTCAATGTTTCCTTCAGGTCTCCAGTCAAGGAAAAG TGTTTCGTTCAGCTCCTGAGGCTCACGCCGTGTTCCTGCGCCCTAAACGGGCCAACTCGTTCATTTTAGAGGAGATCCTACAGGGCAACTTGGAGCGGGAGTGCTACGAGGAGCAGTGTAACTATGAAGAGGCTCGCGAGTACTTTGAAGACACCCCGAGGACG atCACTTTCTGGGCTGTTTACTCTG GTGGAAACCATTGCTTGCGGGGTCCCTGTCTGAATGGAGGGAACTGCACTCCCAATGTGCGGGGGTTTACCTGCTCCTGCAATGCCCCTTACTACGGTCCAGTCTGTGAATTCAAAGTACAGGATGAGGCATTACAGAGAATAACGTCATCCACAGCACAGCAAACCAAAACAGCAG AGAAGTGTCCGACTGAGAGTCCAACTGCTTGTCATCAGCTGTGCACAGTGACCTACGAGTCCTTCCGATGCTCCTGCATGTCTGGATTCAAGCTGCACAGCGACGGACGGAGCTGTCTGCCAGAAG TCGAGTTTCCCTGTGGAAGACTTCCTGAAGAAACTCTTTCCATgtgtcaccatggtaactgtCCCTGGCAG GTGTCTCTGCTGAACAGCACACTGCAGAAGTTGTGCAGTGGTGTGGTGCTGGGTCAGCGGTCCATCCTTACCTCTGCCCGCTGCCTCTATCAGGACTCAGAACCAAAACTCTCCAACCTCTATGTGCTTGCCG AGAAACAGAGGACGCTCTTCCCAGTCAAAGCGATGTACCTTCACAACGGTTATCATAAAGATCACCATGAAAATGACCTCGTCCTCATCGAGCTAGCTGACTCCATGACCTTTAGCCCCAGCCTCATCCACCTCTGTTTGCCCACCAAAGACTTCAGCGAGAATGTCCTGATGCATTCTGGGAGGACTGGGATTACACAGAGTTGGGAGACCAGCAAGAACCAGAAACTGGTCTATATGACGCTGGACGACTGTCGCCGTGAGCTGAACATCCCGCATCCACTAAGCAACAAAATGTTCTGCATGAGGAAGCAACATGAACCTTTAAAGTACCGAAATGAAACACAAGAGAGCCCAGGAGCTCAGAGACACCCTAATGTACACCTTGAGATTCCAAAGAGAGGCCACAGgcatcaaaacagacctttagaGAACCAGACTGGAGTCAAGGGAAGGCTTCATGGGGGCACGGTGAATAGGCTCCAGAATCAAACCCAAAACACTAACCGCAGGCTGCTGAATAAAACAGCAAGCTACAACCACACTTCAAAAGCTCTGAATTTTGAGTCCTCGCATGGGGTCAGCAGGTCAAATTCGGAGCCCAGCAACAGGCCATGTGGCGGGCTGATGCCAGGGTCGCCTGTAGCCACAGTAGAGCAAGGCACAGTGTTCCTGACCGGGCTGCTAATCTCATCACCCTCTGAGTGCGAGGCCAGCGGCGGTGGTTTGGTGTTCAGCAAACTGTCTCGTTACCTGAGCTGGATCCGAATGAGGCTGGAGGTGATCGAGAAGTTAGCCATGACTCCCCAAGTTAGACAATATCCAGAAGCTCGCTAA